The following coding sequences are from one Kogia breviceps isolate mKogBre1 chromosome X, mKogBre1 haplotype 1, whole genome shotgun sequence window:
- the LOC131748075 gene encoding melanoma antigen preferentially expressed in tumors-like, translating to MDQNTTVTLLELAAKSLLNNEPAAIHALDEIPRELFVPLFKAAFMGGHKTMLKAMVRVWPFRCLHIGSLNTRREAYYDTLEAMIDGLQNLPAQNSSSWGPKLRILDLRSDLDCETVCSEIGTAFPFCFHSCMYSQHSVLKIEEAQQIVRSHGIGNSGSEPQSAQETMELLVDISLNSTLRTQQFLSFLCSKVQENFGSLHLCCRDLQIDRISAHKSILQFLDLGCIDYLEIDQANLNEVVTLLPRVIHLDSLTLGNIPFKSYKRRKFRSFLLCLQQLHNLQELSLSFFCLTDQLHKVLRVVPPQLETLYLPFCSLSHRDVTVLSQSSQATHLRVLSLSNNQIFSEVYEPFQTLLEKVSSTLQHLEINNCMITDFILSALLPALSHCTHLRVLSFAHNPITMPLLKSLLQHLTPLMMLKYVTYSVPVHCYEEWNFHDTLDQQKLAEVQAQLEEMLHGAQRDDMTWDTCSE from the exons ATGGACCAAAACACCACAGTCACACTCCTAGAGCTTGCTGCAAAGAGCCTGCTGAATAATGAGCCTGCAGCTATCCATGCCCTGGACGAAATCCCAAGAGAACTCTTTGTTCCATTGTTCAAAGCTGCCTTCATGGGTGGGCATAAGACAATGCTAAAGGCAATGGTGAGGGTTTGGCCTTTTCGCTGTCTCCATATTGGGTCATTGAACACACGACGAGAGGCATACTATGACACCTTGGAAGCCATGATTGATGGACTGCAGAACCTCCCTGCTCAGAACTCTTCCTCTTG GGGACCCAAACTGAGGATCCTAGATTTAAGGAGTGACCTGGACTGTGAGACAGTATGCTCTGAAATTGGGACCGCATTCcctttctgttttcattcatGCATGTACTCTCAGCACTCTGTCCTTAAGATAGAGGAAGCTCAGCAGATTGTCAGGAGCCACGGGATTGGTAATTCCGGGTCTGAGCCTCAGTCAGCACAGGAAACCATGGAATTACTAGTGGATATTTCCCTCAATAGTACCTTGAGAACACAGCAattcctctctttcctctgtaGTAAAGTTCAGGAGAACTTTGGGTCCTTGCACCTCTGCTGCAGAGATTTGCAAATCGATAGAATATCTGCCCACAAAAGTATCCTGCAGTTTCTGGATCTGGGGTGCATTGATTACCTGGAAATAGACCAGGCTAATCTGAATGAAGTCGTCACCCTTTTGCCTCGGGTAATCCACCTGGATAGCCTTACTCTTGGTAACATCCCTTTTAAATCTTATAAGAGGAGAAAATTCAGATCTTTTCTCCTCTGCCTTCAGCAGCTGCACAATCTCCAGGAGCTCAGCTtatcattcttctgcctcacagACCAACTGCACAAAGTGCTCAG GGTTGTGCCACCTCAGTTGGAAACACTGTATCTACCTTTCTGTAGCCTTTCTCACAGAGATGTCACTGTCCTGTCCCAGAGCTCTCAGGCCACCCACCTAAGGGTATTGAGTCTCAGTAACAACCAGATCTTCTCAGAAGTTTATGAGCCCTTCCAGACTCTGCTGGAGAAGGTCTCAAGCACCCTGCAACATCTGGAGATAAATAATTGTATGATAACTGATTTTAttctctctgccctcctcccagccctgagcCACTGTACCCACCTCCGTGTCCTTAGCTTTGCCCACAATCCCATTACAATGCCTCTGCTCAAGAGCCTTCTGCAGCACTTGACACCATTGATGATGCTGAAGTATGTGACTTATTCGGTCCCTGTCCATTGCTACGAGGAATGGAATTTTCATGACACTTTGGACCAACAGAAACTTGCTGAAGTTCAGGCTCAGTTGGAGGAGATGCTGCACGGGGCACAGCGGGATGACATGACCTGGGACACTTGTTCAGAGTGA